A region of the Desulforhopalus sp. genome:
TCCAGCAATAGGCCGCCACAGCTTGGGCTGCTAAATGACAATATATGGTGGTCACAACGCAACACAAACACCATATAATGTGCTTTACCTACATTTTTCAGAATAAAGGCCCCAACACACGAAACCTTCGCCCAGGGAAGGCAGAAAATAATTACCGGAAATTCAAAATACTTAATGAATCCACTTAGTATGAGTGCTTTTTTGTTACGGTGGGGAAAGGTGGGGAGGAAAAGGATGGGAAAAGCAAAAAGGGAGGAATGCAACCCACACATTCCCCCCTTTAGAGATAACAGCCTGTACGACTGCTCGTACCTATTCGTTTAAGAGCTGAGAATAATCCCCCTGATCGGCGAATCCATGTTCCGGCCCGGGGAAAGAGCCCGCTTTGACCTCCGTATCGTATTGTACGATGCTTTCCTTGATAAGGGGCGAGAGGTCGCTGAATTTTTTGACAAATTTAGGGATAAACTTATCAAACATACCAAGCAGGTCGTGGGTGACCAGGACCTGCCCGTCACACTGCGCGCCGGCCCCTATGCCGATGGTGGGCATGACGACAGCCTGGCTGATGACCCGGGCAAGGCCGGCTGGAATACACTCCATAACCATCGCAAAGGCCCCGGCCTTCTCCAGTCCCCTGGCCTCGGCCAAGAGTCTTCTCGCGGCGTCGAGGCCTTTGCCCTGCACCTTATAGCCACCCAGTTGCCCTGCGGTCTGCGGCGTCAATCCGATATGGGCCATGACGGGAATGCCGGCATCGACCAAGGCCCGGACAACCCCGCACATCGTCAAACCTCCTTCAAGTTTGACGGCATCACAGCCTGCTTCCTTCATAAAGCGCATACCATTGACAATCGCGTCTCGCTCACCGGTTTGATAGGCGCCAAAGGGCATATCGCCGACGATAAAGGCGCCGGGTGCCCCGCGCCGAACCGCCTTGCAGTGATGCAGCATATCCTCCATGGTCACCGGCACCGTCGAGTCGTAGCCAAGCATGACCATGCCTAAAGAGTCGCCAACCAGGAGCATATCCACGACACCGCAACTGTCCAGCAAACGCGCCATCGAGGCATCGTAAGCAGTGAGCATGGAAATCTTCCTGCTTTCCTGTTTCATCAACTTGAAATCTGTAACTGTTCTACGCATAGGGAGTATCCTCTTGGTCAGGGGACATCATTTGAATCTCTCTTCCATTCCTCGAAAAGAGACTGCTGCATTGCTGCCTGCCGGGGCATCTTCCGTTTAAAATGCTCATAGGCCCTGGCCGTTGCCACACGACCCCGGGGCGTTCTTTGCAGGAACCCCGACTGAATGAGAAATGGCTCATACACGTCTTCAAGGGTGTTCTTTTCTTCACAGACCACCGTCGCCAAGGTCTCAAGACCGATTGGTCCACCCTCGAATTTATCGATAATGGTCAGCATGACCCTTCTGTCCATATCGTCGAGACCCAGCTGATCGACACCGAGGAGATTGAGTGCCTCGTTGGCGACCGTGCCGTCGACGACCCGGTGCCCTCCGACCTCGGCGAAATCCCGGACCCGCCGTAGCAGCCGATTGGCAATTCGCGGGGTGCCCCGGGAACGCCTGCCCAACTCCAGGGCCCCGGTTGCGTCGATCTCCATGCCAAGAATCCTTGCCGACCGTTGGACGATGGTCACCAGTTCTTCCGGGGTGTAGAAATCGAGACGCAGGACAACACCAAAGCGGTCCCGCAGAGGCGGTGTCAGAAGGCCGGTGCGGGTGGTCGCCCCAACTAGGGTGAATTTTGGTAGGTCCATCTTCACCGACCTGGCGCCGGGTCCCTGGCCGATAATGAGGTCGAGCTGAAAATCCTCCATCGCCGGATAGAGGATCTCCTCCACCACATGGTTGAGGCGATGGATTTCGTCGATGAACAGCACATCGCCTTCCTGCAGGCTGGTGAGGATTGCCGCCAGATCCCCCTGCTTTTCAATGACCGGGCCGGAGGTGACCTTTATCCCCGCCCCCATTTCATTGGCGATAATATAACTGAGAGTGGTCTTGCCAAGCCCCGGAAATCCATGAAAGAGCACATGGTCCAGGGGTTCATGACGGCCGCGCGCCGCCTGGATGAAAATCGCCAGACTCTTGCGCACCTGTTCCTGGCCGATATATTCAGCCAGTCGGCGCGGCCTGAGGGCATTGTCGCTGGCCGGCTCCAATACCTGCGGCTGGGGGTTGACCAGGCGGCTGTTCCCGGTGATTTCTTCTTCAATGTTCATGCCAGTACCCGCAGGGCCTCCCGAATAAGAACTTCAATGCGCAGCTGGGCGAAGGCATCCTCTCCCTGTCTTTTTTTGACCGTTTCCAGGGCCTTTCTCGCTATCGCATCGGGATAGCCGAGATTGGTCAAAGCCGACAGGGCGTCAGCAACCACCGGTCCGGCGACGGTCAGCGGCTCCTCGGCACCGGAAGAAAGGTGCATCACGCCGCTGCTGAGATGGCTCACCTTTTCCTTCAGTTCAACACAGATCCGTTCCGCGGTCTTTTTGCCGACACCGGGCATGGTGGTAAGACGCTTGATATCGCCGCCGATAATTGCCTGACAGATATCGGCAACCCGCATCCCCGACAACATCGCCAGGGCCAGTTTCGGCCCGATGCCGGTGACAGTGCGGAGGATGAGAAACAGTTCCTTTTCTTCCTCCTCGATAAAACCAAAGAGGGTGATGGCATCCTCCCGAACGTTGGTGTGGATGTGCAGGAAGACCTCCTTGCCCTTTTCCGGCAACCGGGCAACACCGTCGGTCGCAAGTATCACCTCATAACCGACCCCGCCGACATCGACGACGGCCCGGTCAACACTTTTTGCGAGGACCCTGCCTGTTAAGGTAGCAATCATAGATGTAAAACCTGCAGCTGGTTGGCGTGGCAGATGGCGACGGCCAGAGCGTCGGCAGCATCCGGACTTGGCTTGCCGGAAAGCCCCAGCAGCACCTGCACCATGTGCTGCACCTGTTCCTTGTCGGCCTGACCGTAGCCAGCGACCGCCCGTTTAATCGCCCGGGGGCTGTAGTCATGGACCAGCAGGCCATTCTGCATGGCGGCAACTACCGCGGCGCCGCGGGCATGGCCAAGCTTAATGGCCGAGCGTGGATTGGTGGCCAGAAAGACCTCTTCAATCGCCGCAACATCCGGCTGGTGCACCTGCACGACCTCACTCAACCCCTCAAAGATCTCGTTAAGCCTATAGGCGAAAGGCTGATCCCTGCTGGTCTTGATGATCCCGCAAACGACAAAAGCAAGACGCCCGCAGCAGGCGTCTATGACCCCGTAGCCGGTAATCCTGCTTCCCGGATCAATCCCAAGGATTTTCGCCATTTTTCAGGGCCGCTCAGGATATCTGCTCCATCAGGGCGTCATCGATGTCAAAATTTGAGGAAATATTTTGAACATCTTCGTGGTCCTCGAGATTTTCCATGAGCTTCATGAGGGACTTGGCGACCTTTTCGTCGGTCACCTCAACGGTATTTTTCGGAATCATCGATATCGAGGCATCGAGAAAGGTCAGTCCGGCACCTTCCAGGGCGGCGCGAACGTTTTCAAACTCCTCCGGAGATGTGAACACCTGAAATTCGGCCTCCTCCTCAACCACATCCTCGGCCCCGGACTCCAGGGCCAGATCCATCAATTTCTCTTCGGTGGTGATCTTCTTATCAATGGTTATCAGGCCTTTTTTCTCAAACATCCAGGATACACAGCCGGATTCGCCGAGATTGCCGTTGCTTTTGGCAAAAAAGTGCCGGACATCGGCAACTGTCCGGTTGCGGTTGTCGGTCATACATTCGACGAGGATGGCCACACCACCTGGGCCATAGCCTTCATACATGATCTCGTCATACACCTCACCGGCGATCTCACCGGTACCTTTTTTAATCGCCCTGGCGATGTTGTCTTTCGGCATATTCTCGGTCTTAGCGGCGGCAACCGCCGTCCGCAGCCGTGGGTTTCCCTCCGGGTCCCCCCCTCCCGCCCTGGCAGCGACGGTAATCTCCTTAATCAACCGGGTGAATATCTTCCCCCGTTTGGCATCAATTGCCCCTTTTTTTCTCTTGATTGTTGACCACTTAGAATGTCCGGACATAGTGTACCTATTAATTTTTAATTATAATATCTCTTCTTGCTGCAACATTTCTTCGGGAGCTGGTTTTTGGTAGTCCATTCCCAAAATAAAAATTTCCCGGCTCTCAACACGGGAGCTCTTTGGTTTCAAAACCTTTACCATCGCGAAACGCTGTTTCATGTCAGCGACCAATTCCGGGGTGTCCTCGCCTTGAAAGACCTTGCAAAGATAATGTCCCTTATTGAGCAACAGCTCCTCGGCCAAAGCCAGGGTCTGTCGCACCAGGGCCAGGGACTGCTGGGCATCCGCCCACCGGTTGCCGGTGGTTTTCGGCGCCAGATCGGATATCAAAACCCGAAAGGCCGGACGAAACTGCCGTACCGCAACTATCATCTCCGGCGTCATGATATCCTGGCATAACCAGTGAATCGACGCCCCGCCAGGTCTTGCCGCCTGATCCGCCTGCTGGAGATCGACTCCGACAACAATACCCTTCGGGCCAACCACCTCGGCTGCAAAAAGCGACCAGCTGCCCGGATAACAGCCCAGATCGAGAACGCTGTCGCCCCGGGCGAGGAACTTATATTTCTGCTGAACCTCTTCGAGTTTATAGACCGAACGGGCCGGATAGTTTTCTTTTTTCGCTTTTTTCGAATAATAATCGTTTATTTTACGCACGTTTTAGTCCATTTATGATTCTTTGACAAGACGAAATCAGGCTGCCGCCAACTCCTTCGTCATGAGGAAGACCGAGCCTGACCACGGCCTTGCAGATAGGCGGCGACAAAGGCCAAAGCCGCAGGCCGGTCGAACACCGTCCCTTCTACCCTGGCCACGTCCAGTTCGTCGAGAAGGGTTGCAAACAGCGGCCCCGGCACCAAGGCAAATTCCTCAATGAGATCCTTGCCGGTCAATAAGCGCGGCGCCAAAAGGACCGGCTGGATATAATCTTTATACACTTTGTGTACGGTATCATAGAGTTCAGCCAGCTCCGCCTCCATCCGCTCCGGCTTCTTCTCCCCTTTGCTTGCCAGACTGTCGGCCATCGCCAAAAGGAAAAGGCCGGGCAACTCCGCTCCGGCCCGCTGGCAGAGCTTCAAAGCCGCCCGCCTCGTCAACGGAACCTCCCGCGCGACATTGCAGAGATGAAACGGGTGCATGTGCATGGCGATGAGCCTTCCGGTGCGCTCTGCGTCGGCATTGCTCCACCGGTTGCGCATGGCAAAGTCACGAAAAATCCGGTTCCCCTCTTCGTCGTGCCGGTAAAAAGTCAACCGGCCTCCATCGCCCGGCTGCCGGATCCCAGTCACCGGTTTGCCGACATCATGCAGCAGGGCCGCCCACTTGAGACAAGGCCGACAGTCATCCTCTTGGAGATACTCGGTTATTTCTGCAAGCCGACCGGGGTAAAAGCGCCGCGGGTCGGCAAGGATCTCCTCCATCATCGCCAATGTGAGAAAGCTGTGCCCCAGGACATCAAGATGATGAAATTCCGGCTGAACGACACCTGCCCCCAGGTACAACTCCGGCAACAACACGGCCAGTAAGCCATCCTCGGCCATGCCCCGCACAACCTCGCTGGTCCTTGGCGAAGAAAAAATCAGTCGCAGTTCATAGCTGCTTCTCTCGGCGGCGACACCGGTTATACGAAACGCCTGTTGGCGCACCTCAGTCCTCGTTGCCGGGGCCAGGGAAAACCCCAAAACCGCACGCAAACGATAGCCGCGCAGCATCCGTACCGGGTCGGCAAAAAAAGCGCCGGGGCAGGATTGTATCAGGCCGTCCCGGAGATCCGACAGCCCCCCGGTCGGGTCAAGAACTTGCGGTGGCTGCCCACCGCCCGCAAGGGCCGAAAGCGGCACCGCCATGGCATTAATAGTGAAGTCGCGGCGCCGCAGGTCCTCCTCGATAGTGGCCGTTTTTTCGCGAAAGGTGGCAAAATCCACCTGCTCGCCCCGCCACACGACACGAACTGCCTCGTCATCCGGACCGGAGAGATCGACTATGGCACCGCCGCCTAGCTCATCGCGAAACATCTTTGCCAGGGCGAGTGCGGAACACGGAGTGGCGACATCAATGTCACCTGATCGCTTCCCGAGCAGCCAGTCGCGCACCGTACCACCGACGAGATATAAAGGGGCGGCACTTTTTTCCACCAAGCGCAACAGTGCATCCGCCACCTCCGGGGAGGTTTCTTGCCACAGTTTAGGCAAATTATCCGGGACTACACACTGCACCCTTTTCTTTCCTCTTGCACAAGACTATATTTCCTGGCGACTCGACCGGCCGATCCTTCTGAGGAATCTGGGTCTTCGACCCTGCACCGTTATCACCACCGGTCCTGAGAT
Encoded here:
- the panB gene encoding 3-methyl-2-oxobutanoate hydroxymethyltransferase, whose amino-acid sequence is MRRTVTDFKLMKQESRKISMLTAYDASMARLLDSCGVVDMLLVGDSLGMVMLGYDSTVPVTMEDMLHHCKAVRRGAPGAFIVGDMPFGAYQTGERDAIVNGMRFMKEAGCDAVKLEGGLTMCGVVRALVDAGIPVMAHIGLTPQTAGQLGGYKVQGKGLDAARRLLAEARGLEKAGAFAMVMECIPAGLARVISQAVVMPTIGIGAGAQCDGQVLVTHDLLGMFDKFIPKFVKKFSDLSPLIKESIVQYDTEVKAGSFPGPEHGFADQGDYSQLLNE
- the ruvB gene encoding Holliday junction branch migration DNA helicase RuvB, translating into MNIEEEITGNSRLVNPQPQVLEPASDNALRPRRLAEYIGQEQVRKSLAIFIQAARGRHEPLDHVLFHGFPGLGKTTLSYIIANEMGAGIKVTSGPVIEKQGDLAAILTSLQEGDVLFIDEIHRLNHVVEEILYPAMEDFQLDLIIGQGPGARSVKMDLPKFTLVGATTRTGLLTPPLRDRFGVVLRLDFYTPEELVTIVQRSARILGMEIDATGALELGRRSRGTPRIANRLLRRVRDFAEVGGHRVVDGTVANEALNLLGVDQLGLDDMDRRVMLTIIDKFEGGPIGLETLATVVCEEKNTLEDVYEPFLIQSGFLQRTPRGRVATARAYEHFKRKMPRQAAMQQSLFEEWKRDSNDVP
- the ruvA gene encoding Holliday junction branch migration protein RuvA, which gives rise to MIATLTGRVLAKSVDRAVVDVGGVGYEVILATDGVARLPEKGKEVFLHIHTNVREDAITLFGFIEEEEKELFLILRTVTGIGPKLALAMLSGMRVADICQAIIGGDIKRLTTMPGVGKKTAERICVELKEKVSHLSSGVMHLSSGAEEPLTVAGPVVADALSALTNLGYPDAIARKALETVKKRQGEDAFAQLRIEVLIREALRVLA
- the ruvC gene encoding crossover junction endodeoxyribonuclease RuvC → MAKILGIDPGSRITGYGVIDACCGRLAFVVCGIIKTSRDQPFAYRLNEIFEGLSEVVQVHQPDVAAIEEVFLATNPRSAIKLGHARGAAVVAAMQNGLLVHDYSPRAIKRAVAGYGQADKEQVQHMVQVLLGLSGKPSPDAADALAVAICHANQLQVLHL
- a CDS encoding YebC/PmpR family DNA-binding transcriptional regulator; this translates as MSGHSKWSTIKRKKGAIDAKRGKIFTRLIKEITVAARAGGGDPEGNPRLRTAVAAAKTENMPKDNIARAIKKGTGEIAGEVYDEIMYEGYGPGGVAILVECMTDNRNRTVADVRHFFAKSNGNLGESGCVSWMFEKKGLITIDKKITTEEKLMDLALESGAEDVVEEEAEFQVFTSPEEFENVRAALEGAGLTFLDASISMIPKNTVEVTDEKVAKSLMKLMENLEDHEDVQNISSNFDIDDALMEQIS
- a CDS encoding RlmE family RNA methyltransferase; the encoded protein is MRKINDYYSKKAKKENYPARSVYKLEEVQQKYKFLARGDSVLDLGCYPGSWSLFAAEVVGPKGIVVGVDLQQADQAARPGGASIHWLCQDIMTPEMIVAVRQFRPAFRVLISDLAPKTTGNRWADAQQSLALVRQTLALAEELLLNKGHYLCKVFQGEDTPELVADMKQRFAMVKVLKPKSSRVESREIFILGMDYQKPAPEEMLQQEEIL
- a CDS encoding HD domain-containing protein gives rise to the protein MQCVVPDNLPKLWQETSPEVADALLRLVEKSAAPLYLVGGTVRDWLLGKRSGDIDVATPCSALALAKMFRDELGGGAIVDLSGPDDEAVRVVWRGEQVDFATFREKTATIEEDLRRRDFTINAMAVPLSALAGGGQPPQVLDPTGGLSDLRDGLIQSCPGAFFADPVRMLRGYRLRAVLGFSLAPATRTEVRQQAFRITGVAAERSSYELRLIFSSPRTSEVVRGMAEDGLLAVLLPELYLGAGVVQPEFHHLDVLGHSFLTLAMMEEILADPRRFYPGRLAEITEYLQEDDCRPCLKWAALLHDVGKPVTGIRQPGDGGRLTFYRHDEEGNRIFRDFAMRNRWSNADAERTGRLIAMHMHPFHLCNVAREVPLTRRAALKLCQRAGAELPGLFLLAMADSLASKGEKKPERMEAELAELYDTVHKVYKDYIQPVLLAPRLLTGKDLIEEFALVPGPLFATLLDELDVARVEGTVFDRPAALAFVAAYLQGRGQARSSS